One region of Thermococcus sp. M36 genomic DNA includes:
- the glp gene encoding gephyrin-like molybdotransferase Glp codes for MREFKKLTPYREALRLVLDDLKEITDVEEVSLDDALGRVLAENIVSPIDSPPFDRSAVDGYALRAEDTFQAREYRPVELKVIDEIVAGDESEARVGPGTAVKLMTGSKMPEGANAVLMQEMAEREGDVIRVLRPVAPGQNVAFAGEDVKRGEVLLRKGHVLRPQDLALLKSVGFRSVRVKRKPLVGIIVTGDELIEEFDEDAIRAGKILESNSVMLRGLVRQYFGEPVFYGVVPDDEERIRNAIETAKGECDIVLVTGGSAFGDKDFAHRFVKLLFHGTTIKPGRPIGYGERVFVMSGYPAAVFTQFHLYVKHALAKLVGARDYEVRVRARLAEKVPSQLGRHEFIKVRYEDGVARPIRKKGSGIISALVESNGYIEIPEDSEGYLEGETVEVSLY; via the coding sequence ATGAGGGAGTTCAAAAAGCTCACCCCCTACAGAGAAGCCCTCCGGCTAGTGCTGGATGACCTCAAGGAGATAACCGATGTTGAAGAGGTCTCGCTTGATGATGCCCTCGGCAGGGTTCTAGCTGAGAACATCGTTTCTCCCATAGACAGCCCGCCCTTCGACCGTTCCGCTGTGGACGGGTACGCACTCCGCGCAGAGGACACATTCCAAGCGAGGGAGTACCGTCCGGTGGAGCTGAAGGTCATCGACGAGATAGTCGCTGGAGACGAGAGTGAGGCAAGGGTCGGGCCGGGAACAGCTGTGAAGCTCATGACAGGCTCAAAGATGCCGGAAGGGGCGAACGCGGTTCTCATGCAGGAGATGGCAGAAAGGGAAGGTGACGTCATAAGGGTTCTCCGCCCCGTAGCGCCCGGCCAAAACGTGGCCTTCGCAGGGGAGGACGTGAAGAGGGGTGAGGTTCTCCTCAGGAAAGGGCATGTTCTCCGGCCGCAGGATCTGGCGCTGCTCAAGAGCGTCGGCTTCAGGAGTGTGAGGGTTAAAAGAAAGCCCCTGGTCGGGATCATAGTCACTGGCGACGAGCTTATCGAGGAGTTCGACGAGGATGCCATCAGAGCGGGGAAGATCCTGGAGAGCAACTCGGTTATGCTTAGGGGCCTCGTGAGGCAGTACTTTGGCGAGCCGGTGTTTTACGGGGTCGTGCCAGACGACGAGGAGAGGATAAGGAACGCCATCGAGACGGCAAAGGGGGAGTGCGACATCGTACTTGTGACAGGGGGCTCAGCATTCGGTGATAAGGACTTCGCACACCGCTTCGTTAAGCTGCTTTTCCACGGGACGACGATAAAGCCTGGAAGGCCCATAGGCTACGGCGAAAGGGTCTTCGTGATGAGCGGCTACCCAGCGGCGGTTTTTACTCAGTTCCACCTCTACGTCAAACACGCTCTGGCGAAGCTGGTGGGGGCTAGGGACTACGAGGTGAGGGTCAGGGCAAGACTTGCTGAGAAGGTTCCGAGCCAGCTTGGAAGACACGAGTTCATCAAGGTGCGGTACGAGGACGGTGTGGCAAGGCCGATAAGAAAGAAGGGGAGCGGCATAATAAGCGCCCTCGTGGAGAGCAACGGTTACATCGAGATACCGGAGGACAGCGAGGGTTATCTGGAAGGGGAGACCGTTGAGGTTTCCCTTTATTGA
- a CDS encoding molybdenum cofactor biosynthesis protein B, with protein MGAEEHKKKAPKRFKFAVITVSDTASRGEKEDKSGKFLIEEMEKAGHERVYYSVVPDEKMEIIGALVEAFKAGADVVVTSGGTGVAPRDVTIESIRPLFDKELTGFGEIFRLMSYEEIGTAAVMSRATAGIIKSSGRTMVVFCLPGSLGAAKTGIKIILNEAGHVLKHAGE; from the coding sequence ATGGGAGCCGAAGAACACAAGAAAAAAGCCCCCAAGAGGTTCAAGTTTGCGGTCATAACAGTAAGCGACACCGCCAGCAGGGGGGAGAAGGAAGACAAAAGCGGGAAGTTTCTCATCGAGGAGATGGAGAAGGCTGGGCATGAGAGGGTTTACTACTCGGTCGTTCCCGATGAGAAGATGGAAATAATTGGAGCCCTCGTGGAAGCATTCAAGGCCGGAGCTGACGTTGTCGTAACCTCCGGCGGTACCGGAGTGGCCCCTAGGGACGTTACAATTGAAAGCATAAGGCCCCTTTTTGATAAAGAGCTGACGGGCTTCGGCGAGATATTCAGGCTTATGAGCTACGAGGAGATTGGAACCGCTGCGGTCATGAGCAGAGCAACTGCGGGGATAATAAAAAGCTCCGGGAGGACAATGGTCGTTTTCTGCCTGCCTGGGAGCCTTGGTGCGGCGAAGACCGGCATTAAGATCATCCTGAACGAAGCAGGTCACGTGCTAAAGCACGCGGGGGAGTGA
- the cobT gene encoding nicotinate mononucleotide-dependent phosphoribosyltransferase CobT, which produces MKSLFLLVLGNTEISTVPGISVAGATPELTKLTPPADAEYLFYEKPLIIDAIPVTPEGHPTPAIITKAAKELANFPVLVVRGGTYLAPLVPHVHISSVVGKDFRREPALPEFGEIIRRAKLLGEELNKSNIEELVIGESTPGGTTTAQAVLWALGYDAKTSSASLNNPQSLKENVISEAFVRVGIEKGQLRDNPLEALRQFGDPMLATVVGLSLGFRKNVVLAGGTQMLAVSALLKVLGEDLSRFMIATTKWVVKDRSATFLETAKEIGIITYAADLDLSGSRFKGLQNYEHGYVKEGVGAGGATWLAVKAGFSPKEVSRKVEELYRRLMKMKGGN; this is translated from the coding sequence ATGAAGAGCCTCTTCCTGCTGGTTTTGGGCAACACCGAGATAAGCACAGTCCCAGGAATAAGCGTTGCCGGAGCGACGCCGGAGCTGACAAAGCTCACTCCTCCGGCCGATGCCGAGTACCTGTTCTATGAGAAGCCTTTGATAATTGATGCGATACCTGTTACGCCGGAGGGGCACCCGACGCCGGCTATAATCACAAAGGCCGCGAAGGAGCTTGCAAACTTCCCTGTTCTCGTGGTCAGGGGCGGGACTTACCTTGCTCCGCTCGTCCCCCATGTGCACATCAGCAGCGTGGTAGGAAAGGACTTCAGGAGGGAGCCCGCCCTGCCGGAATTCGGCGAGATAATAAGGCGCGCCAAGCTTTTGGGGGAAGAGCTTAACAAAAGCAACATCGAGGAGCTGGTCATAGGCGAGTCCACCCCAGGGGGAACAACAACCGCTCAGGCTGTCCTCTGGGCGCTGGGCTACGATGCTAAGACATCTTCCGCCTCCCTAAACAACCCCCAGAGCCTCAAAGAGAATGTCATAAGTGAAGCCTTCGTGAGGGTCGGGATAGAGAAAGGTCAGCTCAGAGACAACCCACTTGAGGCACTCAGGCAGTTCGGCGACCCGATGCTGGCCACCGTTGTCGGCCTGTCTCTCGGCTTCAGGAAAAACGTTGTCCTTGCTGGCGGGACTCAAATGCTGGCTGTTTCTGCCCTGCTGAAGGTCCTCGGCGAGGATCTAAGCAGGTTCATGATAGCAACCACTAAGTGGGTCGTGAAAGATAGGAGTGCTACATTCCTCGAAACGGCAAAGGAGATAGGGATAATCACATACGCCGCCGATTTGGACCTCTCGGGAAGCAGGTTCAAGGGGCTCCAGAACTACGAGCACGGTTACGTCAAGGAAGGAGTTGGAGCGGGAGGAGCTACGTGGCTCGCCGTAAAGGCGGGCTTCTCGCCCAAAGAAGTTTCCAGAAAGGTCGAGGAGCTTTACAGAAGGCTCATGAAAATGAAGGGAGGGAATTAG
- the cobS gene encoding adenosylcobinamide-GDP ribazoletransferase produces MRNVLPFLTRVPIKGDFEKAHEELWAFPLVALVSSALPTLVLYLKLPLSNVLAVLALYFTIGLLHLDGLADFADGVMVKGDRERKIKAMKDLNTGIAGLFAVVMVLFLQVYSLQLVPFYAFFLAELNSKLAMLLALATRKPLGQGLGAYFMERMNSGQLLGGLIFYAILLVPVSVYEQNALVSLLGLAFGGYTIKVALDNFGGINGDCIGAIAEITRAGTLLVVAFSGAYLGG; encoded by the coding sequence ATGAGAAACGTCCTGCCATTCCTGACACGGGTGCCAATCAAGGGCGACTTCGAGAAAGCTCATGAGGAGCTCTGGGCCTTTCCACTCGTTGCTTTGGTGAGTTCGGCGCTCCCAACGCTCGTCCTCTACTTAAAACTTCCCCTTTCGAACGTCCTGGCGGTTTTGGCGCTCTACTTCACCATCGGCCTTCTCCACCTTGACGGTCTGGCGGACTTCGCCGACGGAGTTATGGTTAAAGGCGATCGCGAGAGGAAAATAAAGGCAATGAAGGACCTGAACACCGGAATAGCGGGCCTCTTCGCGGTGGTCATGGTTCTGTTCCTCCAGGTCTATTCCCTCCAGCTCGTTCCTTTCTACGCCTTCTTCCTAGCGGAGCTAAACTCAAAGCTCGCCATGCTCCTCGCGCTGGCAACCAGGAAACCGCTCGGCCAGGGGCTTGGGGCCTACTTCATGGAGAGGATGAACAGCGGCCAGCTCCTCGGCGGGCTCATCTTCTACGCCATTCTCCTTGTCCCTGTAAGTGTCTACGAGCAAAATGCCCTGGTCTCGCTCCTCGGTCTGGCCTTCGGAGGTTACACCATCAAAGTTGCCCTCGACAACTTCGGCGGAATAAACGGCGACTGCATAGGAGCAATAGCGGAGATAACGAGGGCTGGGACGCTTTTGGTTGTGGCGTTTTCGGGGGCTTACCTGGGCGGCTGA
- a CDS encoding MJ1477/TM1410 family putative glycoside hydrolase: MRVAAVLIVFILLSTGCLGSSVPPYTSSKSLTGTTRKLAGTETLFFVHQSWAYWLQNASSEVIAESGFELVVMDYSRDGSDETAYTREEIEMIKRAGVIPVAYISIGEAEDYRFYWKDEWKEKPPAWLGPENPNWEGSYAVKYWDDEWKEIVFEYFDRIIAQGFAGVYLDKVDEFEYWGENGYDENWTARKMIEFILEIANYTRSKAGEDFLIIPQNGEQLLEYDDGRLLKTISGWASEDVFYDGLEPSPWTGEKVPLLDRVVKAGKVVLVGDYVDDGTRSQEDMARILDFIRRARERGYIPYVAFEDRELDRLDVIPGIQPPR; this comes from the coding sequence ATGCGAGTAGCGGCAGTGCTCATTGTCTTCATTCTGCTCTCCACGGGTTGCCTGGGGAGTTCAGTCCCGCCATATACTTCTTCAAAATCTTTGACCGGCACGACCCGAAAGTTGGCGGGGACTGAAACGCTCTTCTTCGTTCATCAAAGCTGGGCCTATTGGCTCCAGAACGCAAGCTCGGAAGTTATAGCGGAGAGCGGCTTTGAGCTGGTCGTCATGGACTACTCCAGAGACGGGAGCGATGAGACGGCCTACACGCGGGAGGAAATCGAAATGATTAAGAGAGCTGGGGTAATCCCCGTAGCTTACATCAGCATTGGTGAGGCCGAAGATTATCGCTTCTACTGGAAAGATGAGTGGAAAGAAAAACCTCCTGCCTGGCTCGGACCGGAAAATCCCAACTGGGAGGGAAGCTATGCGGTAAAATACTGGGATGATGAGTGGAAGGAGATAGTGTTTGAATATTTCGACAGGATCATTGCGCAAGGCTTTGCAGGGGTTTACCTTGATAAAGTTGACGAGTTCGAGTACTGGGGCGAGAATGGCTATGATGAGAACTGGACGGCCCGGAAGATGATCGAGTTCATACTCGAAATAGCAAACTACACGCGCTCGAAGGCCGGTGAGGATTTCCTGATAATCCCCCAAAACGGTGAGCAACTCCTTGAATATGATGACGGCAGACTTTTGAAGACGATTTCCGGCTGGGCCAGTGAGGACGTCTTTTACGACGGCCTTGAGCCGAGTCCCTGGACGGGCGAAAAGGTTCCCCTCCTAGACAGGGTGGTTAAAGCCGGAAAGGTCGTTCTCGTGGGGGACTACGTTGATGACGGGACGAGGAGTCAGGAGGACATGGCGAGAATCCTCGACTTCATAAGGAGGGCCAGGGAGAGGGGCTACATACCCTACGTGGCCTTTGAGGACAGGGAACTCGATAGACTCGACGTGATTCCGGGGATTCAGCCGCCCAGGTAA
- a CDS encoding DUF835 domain-containing protein → MRKLDGIQAIVFAEAIMVLMADLVAAGWIFKIYLHNKRKSALAFSLAWIFDFLAISSTVFTNPIFQVLGVLSLPAFSALMFYGSVKFLEEESIVARHKTLAMFASMPVFFIIYMMGVYAYTKDAFWTATSAATLGISGIFVIAGGLLLKETEEIYKTAIKILYVSIILFGVHLVPAALFGTNEWYKPIGFTLSTVLIVTMVAAMVKLTSSELFKPPKRDDGHPINLEPGVVLVSETEYQKIKEQLRDQPVLAFIRNVDDIPEGWKYYFVTTIPFQGKFENTINPTNLARITEISYRYLEEFAKSGEHGIIVIDCLEYLTVYNSWESLMKFLSKLRDFVIVNNGTLIIVLGKESLEPRLYAQLKKLVE, encoded by the coding sequence GTGAGAAAGTTGGATGGTATCCAAGCAATTGTTTTTGCAGAGGCAATAATGGTACTTATGGCGGACTTGGTGGCGGCTGGATGGATATTTAAGATATATCTCCACAATAAAAGGAAATCTGCCTTGGCATTCTCTCTGGCTTGGATTTTTGATTTTCTTGCGATTTCTTCTACGGTCTTTACAAACCCAATATTTCAGGTGCTCGGGGTTCTATCTCTTCCAGCATTTTCTGCGTTAATGTTCTACGGATCAGTAAAGTTCCTGGAAGAAGAGTCTATTGTGGCCAGACATAAAACCCTTGCTATGTTTGCATCCATGCCTGTTTTTTTCATTATTTATATGATGGGTGTCTATGCATACACTAAGGATGCCTTTTGGACCGCAACTAGCGCTGCAACACTGGGTATAAGTGGTATATTTGTGATAGCGGGTGGGTTATTACTGAAGGAGACTGAAGAGATATACAAAACTGCCATTAAGATCCTTTATGTTAGCATAATCCTCTTCGGAGTCCATCTTGTACCTGCCGCGCTGTTCGGAACTAATGAGTGGTATAAACCAATAGGATTTACCCTATCTACAGTTCTAATAGTTACTATGGTGGCCGCAATGGTAAAACTCACATCATCGGAACTCTTCAAACCCCCAAAAAGAGATGATGGTCATCCCATTAATCTTGAGCCAGGAGTTGTTTTAGTCAGTGAAACTGAATATCAAAAGATCAAGGAACAGCTAAGAGACCAGCCTGTCCTTGCATTTATTAGGAATGTGGACGACATTCCAGAGGGATGGAAATACTACTTCGTTACAACGATACCCTTCCAGGGCAAATTTGAAAACACTATAAACCCCACCAATCTCGCAAGGATAACCGAGATTTCTTACAGGTATCTTGAGGAGTTTGCAAAATCTGGCGAGCACGGGATTATTGTAATTGACTGCCTTGAATATCTCACGGTTTACAACTCGTGGGAGAGCCTCATGAAGTTCCTGTCAAAGCTGAGGGACTTTGTAATCGTCAATAATGGCACGCTCATAATCGTCCTCGGAAAGGAGAGTTTAGAACCAAGGCTCTACGCCCAGCTCAAGAAGCTCGTTGAGTGA
- a CDS encoding adenosylcobinamide amidohydrolase, producing the protein MEFKHFIRPFDEPLRALSNAPHRGGLTEANGFFFMMVSKNYTGDYRKDCADFEREHGLENFVGFMTAADIGKVLSVAKSGSVTAYVTAGVTNPAIAGEVPPPWKPGTINIALVIEDGLTVGAMANAIMTATEAKTYTLLKLGYNATGTTSDGIGVFAFEGETEWAGTATELGISIGKAVRDALGESLRKWGRTRER; encoded by the coding sequence ATGGAGTTCAAGCACTTTATCCGGCCTTTTGACGAGCCCCTGCGGGCACTCAGCAACGCACCGCACAGGGGAGGTCTAACAGAGGCAAACGGCTTCTTCTTTATGATGGTCTCCAAGAACTACACCGGGGACTACAGGAAGGACTGCGCGGACTTTGAGAGGGAGCACGGGCTCGAAAACTTCGTGGGCTTCATGACCGCGGCCGACATTGGAAAGGTTCTTTCCGTTGCTAAAAGCGGAAGTGTAACTGCCTACGTCACGGCCGGGGTCACGAACCCTGCAATAGCGGGCGAAGTCCCTCCACCGTGGAAGCCGGGAACCATAAACATCGCCCTCGTCATCGAGGACGGCCTAACCGTTGGGGCAATGGCCAACGCGATAATGACGGCAACGGAGGCAAAGACCTACACCCTTCTCAAGCTTGGCTACAACGCCACGGGAACGACGAGCGACGGCATTGGTGTCTTCGCCTTTGAGGGAGAAACGGAGTGGGCGGGAACCGCAACGGAGCTTGGAATAAGCATCGGAAAGGCCGTTAGAGATGCCCTTGGGGAGAGCCTGCGAAAGTGGGGGAGAACAAGAGAGAGATAG
- the cobZ gene encoding alpha-ribazole phosphatase CobZ, with product MRAGDILRELESKGITLEKMLDTAMELYIGENAGDVRKLLEETMLRYLNDINVQSLLMAALLLEENFEVESDPVNLVADELIGISIAEYIGGKMALFNFFYYDTRKPGILKELPPFLDDAVGGFIAGCMTKLLSED from the coding sequence ATGAGAGCTGGAGACATCCTTAGAGAACTTGAATCAAAAGGCATAACCCTCGAAAAGATGCTCGACACCGCGATGGAGCTCTATATCGGCGAAAATGCCGGAGACGTTAGAAAACTGCTGGAGGAGACGATGCTGAGGTATCTTAATGATATCAACGTTCAGTCCCTTCTCATGGCGGCGCTCCTCCTTGAGGAGAACTTCGAGGTTGAAAGTGACCCCGTGAACTTAGTCGCCGATGAGCTCATCGGGATAAGCATAGCGGAATACATCGGCGGTAAAATGGCCCTTTTCAACTTCTTCTACTATGACACGAGAAAGCCCGGAATACTGAAGGAGCTACCGCCTTTTTTGGACGACGCAGTAGGCGGCTTCATAGCAGGCTGCATGACGAAGCTCCTTTCGGAGGACTGA
- a CDS encoding NTP transferase domain-containing protein — MGYPVIIMAGGRSTRMGREKPVLKIVGKPMLLWVYEETEKAGDVIVAVSKNTPETKNLCLREGIDFVETPGKGYVEDVFFLLREFGPFISVSSDLPFIKAGDVLSIAKAFDGRESLTGVLPVEKVPKDTNLLVYRGYVIVGLNAVGSSGEEFFELENQLLALNVNTPGELELAERIARLVRRWR; from the coding sequence ATGGGGTATCCAGTAATCATCATGGCCGGCGGGCGCTCTACAAGGATGGGTAGGGAGAAGCCCGTCCTCAAGATAGTGGGGAAGCCCATGCTACTCTGGGTTTACGAGGAGACAGAAAAGGCCGGCGACGTCATTGTTGCAGTTTCTAAGAATACACCAGAGACAAAGAATCTGTGCCTCCGAGAGGGTATTGACTTTGTTGAAACGCCAGGAAAAGGCTACGTTGAGGACGTTTTCTTCCTCCTCCGCGAGTTCGGACCTTTCATCAGCGTCTCTTCGGATTTGCCGTTTATCAAGGCGGGCGACGTTCTCTCCATCGCCAAAGCCTTCGACGGGAGGGAGAGCTTGACCGGTGTCTTACCTGTTGAAAAAGTGCCAAAAGACACAAATCTGCTCGTTTACAGGGGTTACGTCATAGTGGGCCTCAACGCAGTCGGCTCTAGCGGAGAGGAGTTCTTTGAGCTGGAAAATCAGCTCCTTGCATTAAACGTAAATACCCCAGGAGAGCTAGAATTGGCGGAGAGAATAGCGAGGCTCGTGAGGCGTTGGCGATGA